A window from Micromonospora terminaliae encodes these proteins:
- a CDS encoding FtsW/RodA/SpoVE family cell cycle protein produces the protein MRLARSRRNAELSLLLLAMVLVAAYAATVEANVLDTVTPDFWIPAAALGLVFLGLHLVIRWLAPFADPALLPAVALLNGIGVGFLRRYDLANAAPEQRESLAIFAGTGGRQLAWTLGAVILAAALLAIMRDHRSLSRYAYTLGLAGIVLVMIPAVLPGRFSEVNGAKLWIRLGGFQIQPGEFAKLALLTFFAYYLVRKREVLSLASRRVLGIDFPRGRDLGPVLVVWLISILVLVFEKDLGTSLLYFGMFVVTLYIATERVSWLLIGLILFFGGAYLAYVLGSTVGGPFANFYDRAQIWLDPFAEPYDRGYQLVQGLLTLGTGGLFGAGPGGGQPTLLPEVQTDFIFAGIGEEIGLFGLSALLVVYLLIVERGLRAALAVRDSFGKLLAGGLAFTLGLQVFVIVGGISKLIPLTGQTTPFLSAGGSSLMANWLLIAVLLRVSDGARRPVTGGGGPAARPSGGPPEQLHGAPTEVIRP, from the coding sequence GTGCGCCTGGCCCGGTCCCGGCGCAACGCCGAGCTGTCCCTGCTCCTGCTCGCCATGGTCCTGGTGGCGGCGTACGCGGCGACGGTCGAGGCCAACGTGCTGGACACCGTCACCCCGGACTTCTGGATCCCGGCCGCCGCGCTGGGGCTGGTCTTCCTGGGCCTGCACCTGGTGATCCGGTGGCTGGCGCCGTTCGCCGACCCCGCGCTGCTGCCGGCCGTGGCCCTGCTCAACGGCATCGGCGTGGGGTTCCTGCGACGCTACGACCTGGCCAACGCCGCTCCCGAGCAGCGGGAGAGCCTGGCCATCTTCGCCGGCACCGGCGGGCGCCAGCTCGCCTGGACGCTGGGGGCGGTGATCCTCGCCGCCGCCCTGCTGGCGATCATGCGGGACCACCGCTCGCTGTCGCGCTACGCGTATACCCTGGGGCTTGCCGGCATCGTGCTGGTGATGATCCCGGCGGTGCTGCCGGGCCGGTTCTCCGAGGTCAACGGGGCGAAGCTCTGGATCCGCCTCGGCGGCTTCCAGATCCAGCCCGGTGAGTTCGCCAAGCTGGCCCTGCTCACCTTCTTCGCGTACTACCTGGTCCGTAAGCGGGAGGTGCTCTCGCTGGCCAGCCGGCGGGTGCTCGGCATCGACTTCCCGCGGGGCCGCGACCTCGGCCCGGTCCTCGTGGTCTGGCTGATCAGCATCCTGGTCCTGGTGTTCGAGAAGGACCTGGGCACGTCGCTGCTCTACTTCGGCATGTTCGTGGTGACCCTCTACATCGCCACCGAACGGGTGAGCTGGCTGCTCATCGGTCTCATCCTGTTCTTCGGCGGCGCCTACCTGGCGTACGTGCTGGGCAGCACGGTGGGTGGCCCGTTCGCCAACTTCTACGATCGGGCGCAGATCTGGCTGGACCCCTTCGCCGAGCCGTACGACCGGGGCTACCAGCTCGTCCAGGGCCTGCTCACGCTCGGCACCGGCGGCCTGTTCGGGGCCGGCCCGGGCGGCGGTCAGCCGACCCTGCTGCCCGAGGTGCAGACCGACTTCATCTTCGCCGGCATCGGTGAGGAGATCGGCCTGTTCGGCCTCTCCGCGCTGCTGGTGGTCTACCTGCTGATCGTCGAGCGGGGGCTGCGTGCCGCGCTGGCGGTCCGGGACTCGTTCGGCAAGCTGCTCGCCGGTGGCCTGGCCTTCACCCTGGGTCTCCAGGTCTTCGTCATCGTCGGCGGGATCAGCAAGCTCATCCCGCTGACCGGCCAGACCACGCCGTTCCTCTCCGCCGGTGGCTCCTCGCTGATGGCGAACTGGCTGCTGATCGCGGTGCTGCTCCGGGTCTCCGACGGCGCGCGCCGGCCGGTGACCGGGGGCGGCGGCCCGGCGGCCCGGCCGTCGGGTGGCCCGCCGGAGCAGCTGCACGGTGCCCCCACGGAGGTGATCCGGCCGTGA
- a CDS encoding PP2C family protein-serine/threonine phosphatase gives MTLTLRYAAHSDRGLIRDGNQDSVYAGPRLLAVADGMGGMAAGDVASNIVIGAMAPLDEDVPGDALVDALRSAVGTANQQLRDTVDANPQLEGMGTTLTATLFSGSKLGMVHIGDSRAYLLRNGEFAQITKDDTYVQMLVDEGRISAEEASSHPQRSLLTRALDGRDIDPEYSVRQVLPGDRYLICSDGLSGVVSADTIADTMREYTDPQQCVERLVQLALRGGGPDNITVIIADATDQDIVEASPIVGGAAARDRGMATSADVSTPAARASALSAPRAPAPEEPTDNRDDEPERRRRHPLRTAAMLLALLVIVGGGLFGGWNYTQRQYYVGATDDGQLAVFRGVPGQVAGLDLSNVHATSDARLDDLTQAAQEQVKQGIQARSEPDAERRLAELTSDDPANPNLKPLCPPSPTPGAVSPTPSPSAAGGSLAPAVSGSAVPPASATATPGTTPTATPTTTPDAVPSDTVSPVDPTGCRSPE, from the coding sequence ATGACTCTGACCCTGCGCTACGCGGCCCACAGTGACCGCGGTCTGATCCGAGACGGGAACCAGGATTCCGTCTACGCCGGACCGCGGCTCCTTGCCGTTGCCGACGGCATGGGCGGCATGGCCGCCGGTGACGTCGCCAGCAACATCGTCATCGGTGCCATGGCGCCCCTGGACGAGGACGTCCCTGGGGACGCCCTCGTCGACGCGCTGCGTTCCGCCGTCGGCACCGCCAACCAACAGCTCCGCGACACCGTGGACGCCAACCCGCAGCTGGAGGGGATGGGCACCACGCTCACCGCGACCCTCTTCTCGGGCAGCAAGCTCGGCATGGTCCACATCGGTGACTCGCGGGCCTATCTCCTGCGCAACGGTGAGTTCGCCCAGATCACCAAGGACGACACGTACGTCCAGATGCTCGTCGACGAGGGCCGGATCAGCGCGGAGGAGGCGAGCAGCCACCCTCAGCGCTCGCTGCTCACCCGCGCCCTGGACGGCCGGGACATCGACCCGGAATACAGCGTCCGGCAGGTGCTCCCGGGTGACCGCTACCTGATCTGCTCGGACGGCCTCTCCGGCGTGGTCAGCGCGGACACCATCGCCGACACCATGCGGGAGTACACCGACCCGCAGCAGTGCGTCGAGCGCCTCGTGCAGCTCGCCCTGCGCGGTGGCGGTCCGGACAACATCACCGTGATCATCGCCGACGCCACCGACCAGGACATCGTCGAGGCGTCCCCGATCGTCGGCGGCGCCGCCGCCCGGGACCGCGGGATGGCCACCTCGGCCGACGTCTCCACCCCGGCGGCCCGCGCCTCCGCGCTGTCGGCTCCGCGCGCGCCCGCGCCGGAGGAACCCACGGACAACCGCGACGACGAGCCCGAGCGGCGCCGCCGGCACCCGCTGCGCACCGCGGCCATGCTGCTGGCGCTGCTGGTCATCGTCGGCGGCGGCCTGTTCGGCGGATGGAACTACACGCAGCGCCAGTACTACGTCGGCGCCACCGACGACGGGCAGCTCGCCGTGTTCCGGGGGGTCCCGGGCCAGGTCGCCGGGCTCGACCTGTCCAACGTGCACGCCACCAGCGACGCCCGGCTCGACGACCTCACCCAGGCCGCCCAGGAGCAGGTCAAGCAGGGCATCCAGGCGCGGAGCGAGCCGGACGCCGAGCGCCGGCTGGCCGAGCTGACCAGCGACGACCCGGCCAACCCGAACCTGAAGCCCCTGTGCCCGCCCAGCCCGACCCCAGGTGCGGTCTCGCCGACCCCGAGCCCGTCCGCGGCCGGCGGCTCGCTGGCCCCGGCGGTCAGCGGCAGCGCCGTCCCGCCGGCCTCGGCCACGGCCACCCCGGGCACGACGCCCACAGCGACGCCGACCACCACGCCCGACGCCGTCCCCTCCGACACGGTCTCGCCGGTCGACCCGACCGGCTGCCGGTCGCCCGAGTGA
- a CDS encoding peptidoglycan D,D-transpeptidase FtsI family protein: MNAPLRRVGVVVMILFGLLFANLNWIQAYKADEYRNSDYNGRVQVAEYERKRGNIEVGGTAVALSKETSGKLKFQRSYPGGAMYAHVLGYKPVNLADTGIERLENDFLAGTSDQLIANRIKDMFTGDQTGGGNVLLTLSKRAQETAYKQLNDNQVGAKRGAAIAIDPRTGALQALVSMPSFDPNPLASHDTGAASKAHNALEQDKDRPLANRALAETLPPGSTFKIVVAAAALENGVTQQTEIPAGPSFTPPTSGTPIRNAAPSICPEPQVTLREAVTESCNTGFAQLGLRLGADKIKEKARAFGFEQDDLTVGETGEDGGLPVAASRTGEMAAPGGGTDPAALAQSSIGQRDVRMTPLQGALIAATVANGGSQMRPYLVKQLLGPDRTTVYDAAKPRELRQPVSGPVAADLRDMMVNVVKEGTGRKAAIEGYTVGGKTGTAQSGPNTPDHGWFIGFALDKNGTPVSAVCVELEQAGSGGSAEAARIGGRIMAAAIMEGR; this comes from the coding sequence GTGAACGCCCCCCTGCGCCGCGTCGGCGTGGTCGTCATGATCCTGTTCGGGCTGCTCTTCGCCAACCTGAACTGGATTCAGGCCTACAAGGCCGACGAATACCGCAACAGCGACTACAACGGCCGGGTCCAGGTCGCCGAGTACGAGCGCAAGCGCGGCAACATCGAGGTCGGCGGCACCGCGGTCGCACTCAGCAAGGAGACCAGCGGGAAGCTGAAGTTCCAGCGCAGCTACCCCGGTGGGGCCATGTACGCGCACGTGCTCGGCTACAAGCCGGTCAACCTGGCCGACACGGGCATCGAGCGGCTGGAGAACGACTTCCTCGCCGGCACCAGCGACCAGCTCATCGCCAACCGGATCAAGGACATGTTCACCGGTGACCAGACCGGTGGCGGCAACGTGCTGCTGACGCTGTCGAAGCGGGCCCAGGAGACGGCGTACAAGCAGCTCAACGACAACCAGGTCGGCGCCAAGCGGGGCGCGGCCATCGCCATCGATCCGCGGACCGGGGCCCTGCAGGCCCTGGTGTCCATGCCGAGCTTCGACCCGAATCCGCTGGCCAGCCACGACACGGGCGCCGCCTCCAAGGCACACAACGCGCTCGAGCAGGACAAGGACCGCCCGCTGGCGAACCGGGCGCTCGCCGAGACCCTGCCGCCCGGCTCCACCTTCAAGATCGTGGTGGCCGCCGCGGCGCTGGAGAACGGCGTCACCCAGCAGACCGAGATCCCGGCCGGGCCCAGCTTCACGCCGCCGACCTCGGGCACGCCGATCCGCAACGCCGCCCCGTCGATCTGTCCGGAGCCCCAGGTCACTCTCCGCGAAGCGGTGACCGAGTCGTGCAACACCGGCTTCGCCCAGCTCGGCTTGCGGCTCGGTGCGGACAAGATCAAGGAGAAGGCCCGCGCGTTCGGCTTCGAGCAGGACGACCTCACCGTCGGCGAGACGGGCGAGGACGGCGGCCTGCCGGTGGCGGCCAGCCGCACTGGTGAGATGGCCGCGCCCGGCGGCGGCACCGACCCGGCCGCGCTGGCCCAGTCCTCCATCGGCCAGCGCGACGTGCGGATGACCCCGCTGCAGGGTGCGTTGATCGCCGCCACGGTCGCCAACGGCGGCAGCCAGATGCGGCCCTACCTGGTCAAGCAGCTGCTCGGGCCGGACCGCACCACGGTCTACGACGCCGCCAAGCCGCGTGAGCTGCGCCAGCCGGTCAGCGGTCCGGTCGCGGCCGACCTGCGGGACATGATGGTCAACGTGGTGAAGGAGGGCACCGGCCGGAAGGCCGCCATCGAGGGCTACACGGTCGGCGGCAAGACCGGCACCGCCCAGTCCGGCCCGAACACCCCGGACCACGGCTGGTTCATCGGCTTCGCGCTGGACAAGAACGGCACCCCGGTCTCGGCGGTGTGCGTGGAGCTGGAGCAGGCCGGCAGCGGCGGCAGCGCCGAGGCGGCCCGGATCGGCGGCCGGATCATGGCGGCGGCCATCATGGAAGGCCGCTGA